TTTTAATTATATACCTGTTATTTTATCTGATCAGGTAGTAGAGGTTATAAATTTTTTTCTTGTGATAATCTATTGATTATGTCCAATAGCACACAGCATAACATTGCGTTTATCTCCTAAGATTCCTTACAAGTAGTTAACCGATCATTTACCATCGGATTTCATAGGACCAATAGGGGGCTTGCAGGAGTTATCCCTTTGTAGAGCCACTTATACATATATTACACTCATTATTAGTTATATTTAGGCAAAGAAATCTGACTAAGGCCATAGCTAAAACAGCGGTCTAAATCTGAATCCAAGCATTGTCAAGGAACTTCATCAGCTAACTGGGAAAGCGTGCCAAGGGTTAAGAAAACTAGAATAAACGTTTCTCAAATAACTTATCACAATTATTATATATTTTCTTCGATTTCATCCCTATAAAACATTCAAAACAGGGTTATTGTATGGCAAATATAATTTTTTCATATTGATTAATAAATAAATATATAATAATTCAGAGCCTACTAATTATAGGCTTATACTTTATAGGAACACTTATTGTTGGAATGTATCACGGTAGAAATGTTACAATCTTTCAAGCATACGCAGTTGGTAATAGAAAAATGTCTACCATGGTAATTACGCTATCTCTACTGGCTACAATCTATGGAGAGGTATACTGAGTGCTAGACTACATGCGCATTATACATTACGCATTGCTATAGGCATAGGTTTTTGCACAATAATAATAGTTGCTATTAGGTATAGTAATTATTTTTCTGTAAATAAAAACAGGTAGCACTTTATAAACCTTAGTAAGGTACATTTATTACAACGTAATAAAATAAAAAACAAATGGTAGGGCATATTGATGTAATGATTATAGGGTTCTCCTTAATAGGCACGCTGGTTATTGGAATTTACTACGGTAGGGGTATCAAGACTTTCCAGGATTATGCTGTAGGGAATAGGAAAATGGCTACCAGTGTAATTGCTATTTCCGTTATAGCTACCATATATGGTGGTGGAACTTTGCATGCCGGCCTAGATGGTTGCTATCGAAAAGGCTTTGAAATACTTATTACGCAATCCATTTTAGTGGCTATCATTGGCTATCTTTTTTCCAGGTTTATCACGCCAAGAATGAAGGAATTCATGGGGCATCTTTCTATAGCAGAATCTATGGGAAGCGTATATGGATCAACCGCTCGCATCATTACCGCCGTACTTGGTATTATCCTAACTATGGCCTTTTTAGCAACTCAGATCAAAGTTGGCCTTGAAATCACAGCTATTCTATTTCCTAAAGTAGCACAACTTCAATCCTATTCAACCATACTTTTAATCCTATTGGTTATGGCGTATGCTACATTTGGAGGGGCGAGAGCGGTAGCCATAACAGATGTGTATCAATTTCTCCTTTTTGGGCTCTGTTTCCCTATGCTCATTTTCGTTTTGCTATTTTCTACGAAAGATTTAGCAGCGGGCTGGCAAAAACTTACCGCTATACCACATTTTAACCTAAACAAAATGTGCACAGGGCATACCCTCACAACTGTACTACATAGCTCTGGTTTCCTATTTAGGCTTTTAATCGTGGTTACACCTTCCTACCTACAACGTTTTTATATGGCTTCTTCTGTAGGGCAAGCAACAAAAGTTTTTAACAAAGTTGCTATAATGCCATCTGTGATAGCCTTGCTTATGTTCTGTGTTACAGCAGCTTTACATATACGTGGGAATAGCATTCCAACTAATCAGCATGTCCTTCACTATATCCTTTCCCTTGACTATTTCCCTGGTATGTTAGGCATATTGGTAACGGCTATGCTAGCATTGCTGATGTCTACCGCTGATTCCCAGTTGCATATTGCCTCTGTTTTATTTACCCATGACCTATGGCCTTTTATAGCTAGGTTTACCAAGTCACGTAACGGCTCGCTCAAAATTGTACGTATCGTCTCTATTGGTATAGGGATGATCAGTCTCCTGATGGTATTTGATACGACCACTACTATTCAACAATTAATATGGCCAACCTTCTACTTTTATTGGACAGCTGTCTCGGTTCCTTTTATGCTAGCTTGTTTTGGATTTAGACCGAGATCCGTTGCTGTGTTAGCAATCATGGGACTTAGCATACTTATGGCAGTCTATATTATTTTTTACCAAAAGCAAGCTGTATCACATAATCACGTTATCCTTTCAATGGTTGTAAGCGCAGGCAGCTTGTTTGCCTTACATTACCTGCTTCCTAAACGTCCCCATACCGGCTGGATAGGTATACAAGACCGTAGTGCCTGGGATTTACAAAACCAAATCACCAAACGCTGGTGGTTGACACGGATGCAACGATTTAAAATGTTTTGTACAAGGTCCTATCGTATAAGCGTTTTCCCTACCCAAGAACGTACCTTTGTAGCGGTAGGTTGCTATACTATTATTAATGCCATTATCGCGTTGTGCTTTATTCAAAGGCAGTATTTCCTTCCCTATGTATACCTCTATATGGCTGTAATGGCTTTGGGAACGATCCTAGCGCTCTACCCAGCCCTGCATGCTTATCAAAAAGGCGGAACACCGCTATTGCATAATTTATGGCCTATGCTATTGTTTTTTCTGCTTTTTATGGCCCCGTTCCAATTTGCTAAACTAGGACACTATAGCCCTGTAGTTTGTGCCCTTTTTATAGCTAACATAGGGCTATCTACCGTATTAGTATCCGTGGAATGCAGTAGTATGCTATTGCTTTGTGCTTTAGCAATCCATAAATTCTTGCCTCCTTATATAAATTTTGTTGATTTATTTTGGGAAAGCCTTAGGCATGCTTCTGTTCTAGAGCTTGTGTTAGCTGTAATGCTAGTAACCGCTGCTGTAGTAGGTTTTGTCCAGTATAAATACCTACGAGATAAAGCCGTTTCTAAAGGTAAGACTATGGAAATTACCCGTTCCTATGAGCAGCGCATTGCGCTAGAAGCCATCTATAGCCAAGCGCATTGGGCTAGATTGGATGCCACTGCTGGGGGTACCCTTTTACGAGCAATGGGAGATACCTTACAAGAAACTTTGTTTCCTATTGCAAGGAATGATCCGCATAAAGTAGAAAATGAAATAACGCGCTTTAACAAGAAACTACAAAAATTCAGCAATTGCCTACTATGGAGAGCCCAAGAAGAACGGAGCCTAAAACTTAATAAAAAAGCTATTCAACCCATCCCACTTGAATCAACTATCTTAAAAGTAAATCAGCAGATATTGGATTTAGGCGAACCGCTAGCGTTACTATTGCGTAAACAAACAGACGTAGCTGAAATAGTAGTAGATCCAGCCTTATTGGAGTGTTTGCTCCTACTCAACCTATCGGCAATCAGCAAAAGCCAACAAGCTACCGATCACATCGTAACCTTAACCCTTTCCGCTGCTACCTTGCAATACGGTTCGGCAGCAGAAACTGCGGCTGATCTCCCTTCCTTAACTTTACCTGCACTGGCTTTCTGTTTTAGTACGGATACAAGTCTACCAAACCTAAAACCTAGCTATCGTATTACAGCAATGAACGCAAATATTACCCTACCTGCTAGTGAAGCGCAGTTTTATCAACTAGAAAGCAAACAAATCGTAGAAGCCCATGGAGGCTATGTGGAAATAATAGAAAGTCCAACGCAGGTAAATTGTCTTTACGTATTCCCGCTGGATGGCCGTAACGTTATGCGCTTTAAAACGTATAATCCTGCTGATATGATAGCTAATACCATAGCTGAAACAGCGGAAAGTTTAGCACAAGAGCAGGAATTGATAGGGTTACTCACTACACAAACTACGCTTAGCGCAGAACGTATACAGCAAACCATTGCCTTTATTAAAAACGCTCATGGTTTAGTACGGCGTAAATCAGGTGCCCCCTACTATACCCATCCGATGGCAGTGGCTAAACTGCTGTTGGAGGCTACCCAGGATCCCGACACCATCCTAGCGGGTTTGTTGCATGATATCGTAGAGGATACGCCTGTTACACTTCATCAATTAGAACTGATGTATGGCAGTGCGATAGCTGCTGTGGTCGATCAGGTTACCCACTACAATACCAATGGGTATCCTTGGGAATTAGATAAGTTAGAAAATAAAAATATATTAAATCAATGTAAGGATACACGTGTGGTACAAGTAAAGCTAGCAGATCGATTGCATAATATGCGTACGTTATCTGCCCGTAAGCCATCCGATCAACAGCGTATAGCGCAGGAAACCTTAGCTTTTTATATCCCGTGGGGAACAAAGCACCACGTACCTCAGCAATGGCTGACAGAAATGCAGCGCATTTGTGGACAGTTTCTTGTCTAATCATCCTACATTCTAAATTGTATAACATGATTATTGTCCGTTTTTCAGAAATAAAGCTTATATCCTACTTACGTTTAAAGCATAAGAAACCATAACCGGAAACCTAAAATAGGATGTTTTAATCAAAAAGATTTTAACGGACCAGCTAGCTGCACAGGAAGGCTATCCTATTGGTAGTTATGCAAAAGATGTGGGGGAAAAGGATAGGGGTACAAACAAAATCGTGCGTAAATACACTCTAGGGGCTACCATTTAGCCGAATATTCTTCCATAACATAAGCCCATTGTAATAAAAAATTGGGAAGTATTTCTCATTAGAAATCTAAATAAAATCTATACATTTCAGTAACTTTTAGATAGGACTTTTCCTCTTTGTAAAACTTTTGTTTTCTACAAAAAAGCAATCATACTATACGAGGTATATAAAAATAGGCCCCCATAATTTTTGCGTTTGGTCTTATTTATTTTGTAGACTATTACATTTAACCACTTAATGCTTCTTTGCAAGCTATCTTTATGACAGGAAGATTAAAGCACGATGGACTAGCCAAACTAATCCTTTCAGATCCAATAGCTGCTCAGGAATTTCTAAATCATTATTTACCAGAATCTTGTAAAGCATAATTAGATTTAACCACGATTAAGGTTGAAAAAGAATCGTTTGTAGAGGAAGATTTAAAGCAAAAATTTAGTGATTTAGTCTTTTCGATTAAAATGCAAAATAATGAAGAAGCATTCATTTACACATTAATAGAAGCTGAGGGTAGTCCTAAGTATTGGACAGCATACAAGTTATGGAAATATATATTTTTGCTACTCGAAATACATAAAACGAAAAAGAGATCAAAATTACCCCTCATAATTCCCATAGTCGTATATCATGGGAATAGACGCTTTAATGCCCCAAGAAATTTATGGGACTTATTTAGTCACCCTAGTCTTGCTCAATCGCTTATGGGAGGAGATTATCAACTGGTAGACTTATATGCTATGTCCGATGAATAGATCAAGCAGAAGGCACATTTAGGGATGCTGGAATACTTTATGAAATATATATATTCCCGTGATATGATTAAGTTATGGGAAGAATTTTTAGAAACCTTTAAATCTTGTATTCTCCTTGACAAAGAAAAGGGTTATATTTATGTAAGGAATTTCTTATGGTACAGCGATAGCAAATTACCTGAAGATAAACAACCTGTTCTAGAGAATATAATCACAAAATATCTACCTAGAGAAGATAAAGAAAATATTATGAGAACTATAGCACAAAAATATAGGGACGAAGGGATTCAAATAGGGCAAGAAAAAGGGATCCAAATAGGACAAGAAAAAGGGATTCAAATAGGACAAGAAAAAGGAAAGATAGAGATAGCTAAGGCTATGCTTCTTAAAGGTTATCCTATGGAAGATATTGTGCTTCTTACTGGATTATCTTCTTCTCATATCCAGGATCTTGTAATGGAAAAGGCTTCTAATTAAGATAAGATTGGCTCTTAAGGATTTTATATAAAACAACTCAAAAAATGGTTATTGCATACTATAAATTTAATAATTTTTATATTGATTAACAATAAAATACATATAATACTTCAGAGACGAAAATACATAATACTTCGGAGACGACTAAGTACCAAGGATGTTCCGTATCTATTTCTCCATATTCTACTTGCTTACTTTTACGTTTTTCTAATAATGTAAGCTATCTTGAATTAAATTCTCAGTTTGACTGTCCAGCGCAGAGGTCGCTTCATCTAATATCAGTATAGGTGCATCCTTTAAGATGGCACATGCAATAGCCACTCTTTGACGTTGTCCACCAGAAAGTTTAACGCCTCTTTCTCCGACATAGGTATTATATATACTGTTCCGGTAACGCACTGATGAAATTGTGCATATGTGCTTTCTTACTAGCTTCTACTACTTCTTTATCTGTAGCATCTAGATGACCATAACGAATATTTTCCATAAGGGTACGATGAAATAGTGATATATCCTGCGGAATAACAGTGATCTGACTGCTCAATGAATCTTCTGTAACGTGCTGAATATTTTTACTATCAATCAGTATGATACCACGTTCATAGTCAAAATAACGTACCCTACTAAGCCTATTTTTTCACCAGGTTTAATGCGGAGGCTAAGGTTTTTAAAAACAGATTTTTGATCTTTATAATTAAAATATACGTTTTTAAATTCAAGACGGATGCTTGATTTGCAACGTTTTTGGATTGATTACATCGACGCTTTTTTCACATGGCCAAAGTATAGATAATCCACTTTTTAAATTTCCTATAACATGTGAAAAGTCTTGTAGCGAAACGGTAATATGCCATATTTCCTCAGAAGCAATCAAAAGAATGCCAAACAACTGAGCAAATCAAATTGCATCCTTAAACCTAAGCCTATTGGCTTTGCGCTAGTAAGATTGCTCGAAGACGCTTTACGTAGCTATAATGTATCCTAAGACTTTAAGTATTGATTGGCAGTGTACTTAGAATGCATGCGCTTGAGCAAATGATACATAAACTAAAAAAGCGTAGGAATTTATAACTGTTTTATTATTTTACCTAGGTAAAGGGATACAATTTACTAAAGTAGGGGGATACAATCTGCTACCCTTAAGGGAGCCTTACAAAACAAGTTAGCATCATGAAAATACTAAAAGTTATTCATGGTTACCCGCCTTATTATAGTGCTGGTTCAGAAGTTTACAGCCAAACGTTGGTTCACGAATTGGCAAATGAGCATGAGGTACAGTTATTGAGTAGGTATGAGAATAGTTTCCTACCTGACTTCCACTATCGTACGCTTTTAGATCCTAGTGATGCACGTGTTTTGCTTCATTTGATCAATGTCCCTACTGCTAAATACCATTATAACTTTATTAATGAGCCTGTTAACGCACTCTTTAAATCCATCCTAGCTACTTTCCAACCTGATCTAATACATTTTGGTCACCTCAGCCATCTATCGATGGAACTTCCTAATATTGCGGTGCAGGCGGGGATTCCCACTATTTTTACTTTGCACGATTTTTGGCTAATGTGTCCACGGGGTAGGTTTATTCAACGCAATGCTACCAGTCTGTTTCCACTTTGTAATGGTCAAGCCGATCAAAAATGTGCTACCCAATGCTATAAGGGTTATTTTACAGGCGATAGCACACAATTAGCTGCAGACATAACCTATTGGGCTACCTGGGTGGGAGTTAGAATGGAACAAGCCAGGAAAATAATAAAGGGGATAGATCATTTTATTGCACCGTCGAGATTCTTGCAACGTAAATTTATACAGGATTTTCATTTACCCGCTCATAAAGTCTCTTATTTGGATTATGGGTTTGATCTAAGCCGGTTTACAGAACGTCAAAGAATACCAGAAGCCCTGTTTGTTTTTGGTTACATAGGCACCCATACGCCTGAAAAAGGGATAGATCTGCTATTAAGGGCTTTTGCTAAGTTATCCGTTAGGGCCCAACTTAATATTTGGGGGGCTTCTAGAGAAGAAACTGCTGCATTGAAAGCCATTGTGCAACAATTTCCTTCTGCTATACAGGAACGTATAAAATGGATGGGGCCTTATGCTAACGAAGCGATTACCGCTGCTGTTTTTGATCGGGTGGATGCTATCGTGGTACCCTCTATTTGGGGTGAAAATGCGCCCTTGGTCATACATGAGGCCCAGCAGCTGCGCGTACCTGTCCTAACAGCCGATTATGGGGGTATGGCAGAGTATGTAAAAGATGGTATAAATGGGCTACTGTTTAAGCATAGAAATGTAACTAGCTTAGCAGCAGCTATGCAAAGATTGGCTACAGACCCTGTCTTATATGGTCAACTTATGCAAACTGGTTACCTGTATAGTGCAGACGGTAACATCCCTTCTATCCAAGAACATGTTAATCAGCTACAACCTATTTATCACGCTGCCATAAACAGTAAAGGGAAAACAGTAGCCACTAAGCAGGGGCCTTGGCGGATTACTTTTGATACCAACCCCGACCATTGCAACTTTGCTTGTATTATGTGTGAAGGGTTTTCCCCTTATAGTAAGGTCAAAGCCACAAGAAAGGCGCAAGGCATCAGGGCTAGGGTGATGCCGATAGAGACCCTACGCAAAGTTATTCAAGAGGCAGCCGGAACAGCTTTAAGGGAAATCATCCCTTCTACCATGGGGGAACCTTTGTTGTATAAACATTTTACAGAGATCATAGCATTATGCCATGAATTTGGGTTAAAACTAAATTTAACTACAAATGGTTCTTTTCCTATTAAGGGAGCACAGCAATGGGCTGAGTTATTGGTTCCTGTTTTATCTGATATTAAAATTTCTTGGAACGGCGCTACAAAAGAAACCCATGAAGCAATTATGAGCGGTTCAAAATGGGAAGAGGTCGTTACTAATCTGCAAACTTTTTTACAAGTTAGGGATGCTTATTTCCAGTCAACGGGTAAGCGATGTAGCGTTACATTGCAGCTGACCTTTC
Above is a window of Candidatus Cardinium hertigii DNA encoding:
- a CDS encoding sodium:solute symporter family protein, which produces MVGHIDVMIIGFSLIGTLVIGIYYGRGIKTFQDYAVGNRKMATSVIAISVIATIYGGGTLHAGLDGCYRKGFEILITQSILVAIIGYLFSRFITPRMKEFMGHLSIAESMGSVYGSTARIITAVLGIILTMAFLATQIKVGLEITAILFPKVAQLQSYSTILLILLVMAYATFGGARAVAITDVYQFLLFGLCFPMLIFVLLFSTKDLAAGWQKLTAIPHFNLNKMCTGHTLTTVLHSSGFLFRLLIVVTPSYLQRFYMASSVGQATKVFNKVAIMPSVIALLMFCVTAALHIRGNSIPTNQHVLHYILSLDYFPGMLGILVTAMLALLMSTADSQLHIASVLFTHDLWPFIARFTKSRNGSLKIVRIVSIGIGMISLLMVFDTTTTIQQLIWPTFYFYWTAVSVPFMLACFGFRPRSVAVLAIMGLSILMAVYIIFYQKQAVSHNHVILSMVVSAGSLFALHYLLPKRPHTGWIGIQDRSAWDLQNQITKRWWLTRMQRFKMFCTRSYRISVFPTQERTFVAVGCYTIINAIIALCFIQRQYFLPYVYLYMAVMALGTILALYPALHAYQKGGTPLLHNLWPMLLFFLLFMAPFQFAKLGHYSPVVCALFIANIGLSTVLVSVECSSMLLLCALAIHKFLPPYINFVDLFWESLRHASVLELVLAVMLVTAAVVGFVQYKYLRDKAVSKGKTMEITRSYEQRIALEAIYSQAHWARLDATAGGTLLRAMGDTLQETLFPIARNDPHKVENEITRFNKKLQKFSNCLLWRAQEERSLKLNKKAIQPIPLESTILKVNQQILDLGEPLALLLRKQTDVAEIVVDPALLECLLLLNLSAISKSQQATDHIVTLTLSAATLQYGSAAETAADLPSLTLPALAFCFSTDTSLPNLKPSYRITAMNANITLPASEAQFYQLESKQIVEAHGGYVEIIESPTQVNCLYVFPLDGRNVMRFKTYNPADMIANTIAETAESLAQEQELIGLLTTQTTLSAERIQQTIAFIKNAHGLVRRKSGAPYYTHPMAVAKLLLEATQDPDTILAGLLHDIVEDTPVTLHQLELMYGSAIAAVVDQVTHYNTNGYPWELDKLENKNILNQCKDTRVVQVKLADRLHNMRTLSARKPSDQQRIAQETLAFYIPWGTKHHVPQQWLTEMQRICGQFLV
- a CDS encoding ATP-binding cassette domain-containing protein; this translates as MRYRNSIYNTYVGERGVKLSGGQRQRVAIACAILKDAPILILDEATSALDSQTENLIQDSLHY
- a CDS encoding glycosyltransferase; amino-acid sequence: MKILKVIHGYPPYYSAGSEVYSQTLVHELANEHEVQLLSRYENSFLPDFHYRTLLDPSDARVLLHLINVPTAKYHYNFINEPVNALFKSILATFQPDLIHFGHLSHLSMELPNIAVQAGIPTIFTLHDFWLMCPRGRFIQRNATSLFPLCNGQADQKCATQCYKGYFTGDSTQLAADITYWATWVGVRMEQARKIIKGIDHFIAPSRFLQRKFIQDFHLPAHKVSYLDYGFDLSRFTERQRIPEALFVFGYIGTHTPEKGIDLLLRAFAKLSVRAQLNIWGASREETAALKAIVQQFPSAIQERIKWMGPYANEAITAAVFDRVDAIVVPSIWGENAPLVIHEAQQLRVPVLTADYGGMAEYVKDGINGLLFKHRNVTSLAAAMQRLATDPVLYGQLMQTGYLYSADGNIPSIQEHVNQLQPIYHAAINSKGKTVATKQGPWRITFDTNPDHCNFACIMCEGFSPYSKVKATRKAQGIRARVMPIETLRKVIQEAAGTALREIIPSTMGEPLLYKHFTEIIALCHEFGLKLNLTTNGSFPIKGAQQWAELLVPVLSDIKISWNGATKETHEAIMSGSKWEEVVTNLQTFLQVRDAYFQSTGKRCSVTLQLTFLESNLTELYALVKMAITMGIDRVKGHHLWAHFKEIKGLSMRRNHAAIDQWNKVVQQLYLLRDQLLLPNGTQIKLVNFTLLPKEGIKDLAVGGPCPFLGKEAWISPEGKFSPCCAPDALRETLGNFGNIHEVKLEDIWKSDAYTHLQKNYLKHPLCKGCNMRKPLVS